One genomic window of Desulfobulbaceae bacterium includes the following:
- a CDS encoding dihydroorotate dehydrogenase-like protein yields MKDLSVEYLGLRLKNPIIVGSCGLTGSVGKIRELAENQAGAVVLKSLFEEQIQAELSNNMESYNTDYPEAWDYVREYTRGSAVQGYISLISEAKQSVDIPVIASINCVSGAEWVSFAKSVEQAGADALELNISLLPSNPKTTCQENEDLFFSIMERVGSSLSIPITLKMSKYSSSLANLVTRLSWRSEVGGFVLFNRFHNPDIDIDRMAVNSSDIFSVPEENCDTLRWIALMSGIIEKDLVAGTGIHDSKSLIKQLLAGATAVQVVSTIYKNGPGQIKVLLDGLEQWMEEKSYAKIEDFRGKLSRDQVENPAAFERIQFMKHFGGIA; encoded by the coding sequence ATGAAAGATCTTTCGGTGGAATATCTTGGTTTGCGGTTGAAGAACCCCATTATAGTGGGGAGTTGCGGGCTTACAGGCTCAGTTGGGAAGATCAGGGAGCTTGCGGAGAACCAGGCTGGCGCGGTAGTGTTGAAATCACTGTTTGAGGAGCAAATCCAGGCCGAACTTTCAAATAATATGGAGAGCTATAATACCGATTATCCCGAGGCCTGGGATTATGTTCGTGAATATACCCGGGGCAGCGCGGTTCAGGGGTATATCTCGTTGATCTCTGAGGCCAAGCAGTCTGTAGATATTCCAGTGATTGCCAGCATTAACTGTGTCTCTGGCGCTGAGTGGGTTTCGTTTGCCAAATCTGTCGAACAGGCGGGCGCCGATGCCCTTGAGCTCAATATCTCGCTCCTGCCGAGTAATCCCAAAACAACATGTCAGGAAAACGAAGATCTCTTCTTCAGCATCATGGAGAGAGTCGGGTCATCGCTGTCTATTCCCATTACCCTGAAGATGAGTAAATATTCCTCATCTCTGGCCAATCTGGTGACCAGGCTGAGCTGGAGGAGTGAAGTCGGTGGATTTGTCCTGTTTAATCGGTTTCATAATCCTGATATTGACATTGATCGGATGGCAGTGAATTCTTCAGATATTTTCAGTGTTCCTGAGGAAAATTGTGACACTTTACGCTGGATTGCCCTGATGTCAGGCATAATCGAGAAGGATCTGGTCGCTGGGACCGGTATTCATGATAGTAAGAGCCTGATCAAACAGCTGCTTGCCGGGGCTACGGCGGTGCAGGTGGTTTCCACAATTTATAAAAACGGTCCTGGCCAGATCAAGGTCCTTCTCGACGGGCTGGAACAGTGGATGGAAGAGAAATCGTATGCCAAGATTGAAGATTTCAGGGGGAAGTTGAGTCGTGACCAGGTCGAAAACCCGGCCGCTTTTGAGCGGATCCAGTTTATGAAACACTTTGGCGGAATAGCCTGA
- a CDS encoding agmatine deiminase family protein, which translates to MSTPRYRLPAEWEPHKSTILCWPHQKADWPGKFMPIPWVYTEIIKNIASSDELVRIIVQSAQDKTKAQRCLKRADVALENIEFIVTQTDRGWMRDSSPCFVKQGPETLAVQFTFNGWAKYDNWQLDRHIPATLSQAMRVDLREAIYNERMVVLEGGAIDTNGCGTLLTTMECLLDKTTQVRNPGFSTSDYATVFARYLGITNVIWLNRGIAGDDTHGHVDDLCRFVNRDTVVLCREKNQTDDNYRLLEENFERLQDARLEDGAKLNIVSLPMPRPVVFEGLRLPASYANFYIANRSVLAPTFNDPNDRIALTILQDLFPDRQVVGIHAVDLVWGLGTIHCLSHEEPM; encoded by the coding sequence ATGAGCACCCCTCGCTACCGTTTACCTGCCGAATGGGAACCTCATAAGTCAACAATCCTCTGCTGGCCGCATCAAAAAGCGGATTGGCCCGGAAAATTCATGCCTATCCCCTGGGTCTACACCGAGATCATCAAAAACATTGCGTCGTCGGATGAATTAGTCCGGATTATTGTTCAATCAGCACAAGACAAAACCAAGGCCCAACGATGCCTTAAACGCGCTGATGTTGCTCTGGAAAACATAGAATTTATCGTCACCCAAACCGACCGGGGCTGGATGCGTGACTCCTCTCCTTGCTTTGTCAAGCAGGGGCCGGAAACCCTTGCTGTACAATTCACCTTCAATGGCTGGGCCAAATATGACAACTGGCAACTCGACCGGCACATCCCGGCAACCTTGAGCCAGGCCATGAGGGTGGATCTACGCGAAGCGATTTACAATGAACGCATGGTGGTATTGGAAGGTGGCGCCATAGACACCAACGGTTGCGGGACCCTGCTGACCACCATGGAATGCCTGCTTGATAAGACAACCCAAGTGCGGAATCCTGGGTTCAGCACAAGCGACTACGCAACTGTGTTTGCGCGATATCTGGGCATCACCAACGTCATCTGGCTCAATCGGGGAATTGCCGGCGATGACACCCATGGCCATGTTGACGACCTGTGCCGGTTCGTCAATCGAGATACCGTGGTGCTATGCCGCGAGAAAAACCAGACTGACGACAACTACCGTCTGCTGGAGGAGAATTTCGAGCGCTTACAAGACGCTCGCCTCGAAGATGGCGCAAAGCTCAATATCGTCTCCCTGCCAATGCCGAGACCAGTAGTCTTTGAAGGTTTACGCCTACCGGCCAGTTACGCCAACTTCTATATTGCCAACCGGTCAGTCCTGGCGCCAACTTTCAACGATCCCAATGACCGGATAGCACTAACGATATTACAAGACCTCTTCCCTGATCGCCAGGTAGTCGGCATCCATGCCGTCGATCTGGTTTGGGGTCTGGGAACCATTCATTGCCTGAGCCACGAAGAACCGATGTAG